The following coding sequences are from one Sciurus carolinensis chromosome 11, mSciCar1.2, whole genome shotgun sequence window:
- the Phrf1 gene encoding PHD and RING finger domain-containing protein 1 isoform X1, which produces MDDDSLDKPVAHSSGPDGGPRVGPADLTSSAGLEESSDGHSGDSEDDTGSEHGDCTDREDEEAASEEEDPEDRSGSEDSEDEVETSVVAADTQGKLEARGTLSSDEDVESCPICLNAFRDQAVGTPETCAHYFCLDCIVEWSRNANSCPVDRTVFKCICIRAQFGGKILKKIPVESTRAHEEEEDPTFCEVCGRSDREDRLLLCDGCDAGYHMECLEPPLREVPVDEWFCPECAVPSTATATDAGPVSEEEVSQLLADVVPTTSRLRPRAGRTRAIARTRQSERVRATVNRNRISTARRVQHVPRYLMSALLDETIEAVATGLSTAVYQRPLTPRAPIRRKRKTGRRKKVPGRRKTQSRLSVKSKGASARSKKRQRHVKRRKGRVAKAQNDVTARSRIARTLGLCRPVRGTCMPSVYKPVDPSLGLMRADIGAASLSLFGDPYELDPFDSSEELSADPASPLSAKRRVLSRSALQSHQPVARPVSVGLSRRQLPAAQEEGVEEAPVPDLLGSILSGQSLLMMSSADVVIHRDGSLSAKRAAPVSLQRNSVGASRGEERPRPRDGLQTGAPPSGSPSNRLVGDRPQSSGLNSQVRSAPHHTPAYSAGVPMRLGASPAPGSGQTQNLSNGSGPGLRQSDSPWFDGTSKPSLPLSSASSKTSSSCSNSPSRSAALAHTPKPPPRRAAISELPRIPKIQRDSTGSRQDSVPPQGQSVEIPSTCISRLTGREGPGQPAQGRAENEPSSRGPQDPSSQTGSSRPPAPSSHGSLTSLGPSRGKGLGSTFESFRINIPGNTAHCSRLSSPGFCNTFRPVDSKVQRKENPSPLFSIKKTKQLKSEIYDPFDPTGSDSSPPSSSPESLGPSLLPSEITRTISINSPKAPAFQAVRCVTSYTVESVFGTEPEPPGETGSSALKLRGEGAAARASDVEQEELGEEPAESRGPAARAQRLSPQDPWDEEDGATHGTFFGSEERTVTCVTVLEPEASPSPDAPQATTHRIVELRAPSRSHSRSRSTSSSRKKAKRKRVAREHRRTRSRTHSGSRDRTSRSASPLVEEHSRGRQAKAKAKHQRPSSDRASSQERAKRRKAQERGQERRRDSRGRGRRRSRSRSGSPGSSSCERHGSRRKKRRQSGSRSRGRDCSPPSSLERARRRKHQRERSRERPDKKESTARPRERRKWRSRSPSSEHRAREPWQPRSREKRPRSQERKGTARETPPVPAPQGEPRQGGNQPGTPVPAEAGFATEVVTSSQVPPQAPPTLEEPAECAPEDLDYGASVEAGHVFEDFSSEAIFIQLDDMSSPPSPESTDSSPERGFLPNPVLPPAGQAQDPTLAAIQREVSLIHSEDVSHPLPQAGGPPEQQVLRQDLAENALMAPSTLGVAPVEDSPSGSGRACQVARPDQAAAQPPLLRSRALVKRVTWNLEESEGGALALDRGSRTPLHRPQKPREEAWVAEDGIPVGDTQAPISELPPPSHVLLEPGFPDMNLSQVHSPSVPPSLAQPSSIPPCTLVSQPSVQFVLQGSLPLVGCGVAQSVAPVSSALATASEPAGQASTTDLEERMATPRPAAEKTRKEEYMKKLHMQERAVEEVKLAIKPFYQKREVTKEEYKDILRKAVQKICHSKSGEINPVKVANLVKAYVDKYRHMRKHRKAEAGEEPPAQGAEA; this is translated from the exons ATGGATGACGACAGCCTGGACAAGCCTGTGGCGCACAGTTCGGGTCCGGATGGAGGCCCCCGAGTGGGCCCTGCAGACCTGACCAGCAGTGCTG GTCTAGAAGAAAGCAGCGATGGTCACAGTGGGGACTCTGAGGACGACACAGGCAGTGAGCATGGTGACTGCACAGACAGAGAGGACGAGGAGGCAGCCTCTGAGGAGGAAGACCCTGAAGACAGATCAG GTTCTGAAGATTCTGAAGATGAAGTGGAAACATCGGTGGTGGCAGCAGATACTCAGGGGAAGCTGGAAGCCAGAGGGACCCTCAGttctgatgaggatgtggagagctGCCCAATCTGCCTCAATGCATTCAGAGACCAGGCTGTGGGCACACCAGAGACCTGTGCCCACTACTTCTGCCTGGACTGCATTGTCGAGTGGTCCAGG AATGCCAACTCCTGTCCAGTTGATCGAACAGTATTCAAATGTATTTGTATTCGAGCTCAGTTTGGTGGCAAAATCTTAAAGAAG ATTCCAGTGGAGAGCACCAGAGCCCACGAGGAAGAGGAGGACCCGACCTTCTGTGAGGTGTGTGGCAGGAGTGACCGTGAGGACCGGCTCTTGCTGTGCGATGGCTGTGATGCTGG GTATCACATGGAGTGTTTGGAGCCCCCTCTTCGGGAGGTGCCCGTGGACGAATGGTTCTGTCCAGAGTGTGCGGTGCCTTCCACTGCTACTGCCACTG ATGCGGGTCCTGTGAGTGAGGAGGAGGTCTCCCAGCTCCTGGCCGATGTGGTGCCCACCACCAGCAGGCTGCGCCCTCGTGCAGGCCGGACCCGGGCCATTGCCAGGACACGTCAGAGTGAGAGAGTGAGGGCAACTGTGAACCGGAACCGGATCTCCACAGCCAGGAGGGTCCAG CACGTGCCAAGGTACCTCATGTCTGCCCTGCTGGATGAGACCATCGAGGCTGTTGCAACTGGCCTGAGCACAGCAGTGTACCAGCGCCCCCTGACCCCTAGAGCCCCCATCAGACGAAAGAGGAAGACAG GGAGACGGAAGAAAGTGCCAGGGAGAAGGAAAACCCAGTCCAGGTTGTCTGTAAAAAGTAAAGGTGCCAGTGCAAGATCTAAGAAGCGCCAACGCCATGtgaagaggagaaaagggagagtcGCGAAGGCCCAG AATGACGTCACAGCTCGTTCTCGAATTGCTCGGACGCTGGGCCTCTGTAGGCCTGTCCGAGGCACCTGTATGCCATCGGTGTACAAGCCGGTGGACCCCTCACTGGGGCTGATGCGGGCAGATATTGGAGCAGCTTCCTTGTCGCTGTTTGGGGACCCCTACGAACTGGACCCCTTCGACAG CAGTGAGGAGCTGTCTGCAGACCCTGCCTCTCCTCTGAGTGCCAAGAGGAGGGTCCTGTCCCGCTCAGCTCTGCAGTCTCACCAGCCCGTGGCCAGGCCCGTCTCCGTGGGGCTCTCCAG GAGGCAGCTCCCTGCTGCCCAGGAGGAGGGCGTGGAGGAGGCCCCTGTCCCAGACCTGCTGGGGAGCATCCTGTCAGGCCAGAGCCTGCTGATGATGAGCAGCGCAGACGTGGTCATCCACCGGGACGGCTCCCTCAGCGCCAAGAGGGCAG CTCCAGTTTCTCTTCAGCGGAACTCAGTGGGTGCGTCCAGAGGTGAAGAaaggcccaggcccagggacGGCCTGCAGACTGGAGCACCACCCTCAGGGAGCCCGTCTAACAGACTCGTGGGAGACAGGCCACAGAGCTCGGGACTGAACAGCCAGGTCAGGTCGGCCCCACATCACACCCCTGCCTACTCAGCAGGGGTGCCCATGAGGCTGGGtgcctccccagctcctggatCAGGCCAGACCCAGAACCTGTCAAACGGGAGTGGGCCTGGCTTGCGACAGAGCGACAGCCCCTGGTTTGATGGCACCAGCAAGCCGTCCTTACCTCTCAGTTCTGCCTCATCGAAGACCTCCAGCAGCTGTTCCAACTCTCCATCAAGAAGTGCAGCCCTGGCACACACCCCAAAGCCACCTCCCCGGAGAGCCGCCATCTCTGAACTGCCCAGGATTCCAAAGATCCAGAGGGACAGCACTGGCAGCAGGCAAGACTCAGTCCCACCCCAAGGGCAGAGTGTTGAAATCCCCAGCACCTGCATCAGTCGCCTGACAGGCAGGGAGGGTCCTGGGCAGCCAGCGCAAGGCCGGGCAGAGAATGAGCCCAGCAGCAGGGGCCCCCAGGACCCCAGCTCACAGACAGGCAGCTCCCGGCCCCCGGCTCCCAGCTCCCATGGCAGCCTGACCTCCCTGGGGCCCTCAAGAGGAAAAGGTCTCGGGTCCACCTTTGAGAGCTTCAGGATCAACATCCCTGGAAACACGGCACATTGCAGCCGGCTGTCCAGCCCTGGCTTCTGCAACACGTTCCGGCCTGTGGACAGCAAGGTGCAGAGGAAGGAGaacccttcccctctcttctccaTCAAGAAGACGAAGCAGCTTAAGAGTGAGATATATGACCCCTTTGACCCCACGGGTTCCGACTCAAGCCCTCCCAGCAGCAGTCCTGAGAGCCTtggccccagcctcctcccttcgGAGATTACGAGAACCATCTCCATCAACAGCCCCAAGGCCCCTGCATTTCAGGCTGTGCGCTGTGTCACCTCCTACACTGTGGAAAGTGTCTTTGGGACCGAGCCCGAGCCCCCTGGTGAAACCGGGTCCAGTGCGCTCAAACTCCGGGGTGAGGGTGCTGCTGCGAGGGCCTCTGACGTGGAGCAGGAAGAGCTGGGTGAGGAGCCTGCAGAGAGCCGGGGCCCTGCTGCCCGGGCGCAGAGACTGTCCCCACAGGACCCCTGGGATGAGGAAGATGGAGCTACCCACGGTACCTTCTTTGGCTCCGAGGAGCGGACAGTAACCTGTGTGACTGTCCTGGAGCCCGAGGCCTCACCCAGCCCAGACGCACCGCAGGCAACCACCCACAGGATCGTGGAACTGCGGGCCCCGTCCCGCTCCCACTCCCGCTCCCGCTCCACCTCCAGCAGCAGGAAGAAAGCCAAGAGGAAAAGGGTGGCCAGGGAGCACCGGAGGACACGCTCCAGGACCCACTCTGGCTCCAGAGACAGGACCTCACGCTCGGCTTCGCCCCTCGTTGAGGAGCACTCCAGGGGGCGCCAGGCCAAGGCCAAGGCCAAGCACCAGAGACCTTCCAGTGACCGCGCCAGCAGTCAGGAGAGGGCCAAGAGGAGGAAGGCCCAGGAGAGGGGTCAGGAGCGGAGGCGGGACTCCAGGGGCCGAGGCCGGAGGAGGTCCCGGTCCCGCTCGGGAAGCCCCGGCAGCTCGTCCTGTGAGCGCCATGGgagcaggagaaagaagaggCGGCAGTCGGGGTCCAGGTCCCGAGGGAGGGACTGCTCTCCACCCAGCAGCCTGGAGAGGGCCCGGAGGCGCAAGCACCAGCGGGAGAGGAGCCGAGAGCGGCCAGACAAGAAGGAGAGCACAGCCCGGCCCCGGGAGAGAAGGAAGTGGAGGTCCCGTTCTCCCAGCTCAGAGCACAGGGCGCGGGAGCCCTGGCAGCCACGTTCCCGAGAGAAGCGACCCCGCtcccaggagaggaaggggactgCCAGGGAGACTCCCCCTGTGCCCGCTCCTCAGGGGGAGCCGAGGCAGGGTGGGAACCAGCCGGGCACCCCAGTCCCAGCAGAGGCAGGCTTCGCCACAGAGGTGGTCACATCCAGCCAGGTTCCCCCCCAGGCACCCCCCACCCTGGAGGAGCCAGCAGAGTGTGCGCCCGAGGACCTGGACTATGGGGCCTCTGTCGAGGCGGGCCACGTCTTTGAGGACTTCTCAAGTGAAGCCATCTTCATCCAGCTTGATGACATGAGCTCACCCCCCTCCCCTGAAAGCACAGACTCCTCCCCAGAACGGGGCTTCCTGCCCAACCCTGTGTTGCCCCCAGCCGGCCAGGCACAAGACCCCACCCTGGCTGCCATCCAGAGGGAGGTGTCCCTGATCCACAGTGAAGACGTTTCGCACCCCCTGCCCCAGGCAGGGGGACCCCCAGAGCAGCAGGTGCTCAGGCAGGACTTGGCAGAGAACGCTCTCATGGCTCCCAGCACCCTGGGTGTGGCGCCCGTGGAGGACAGCCCCTCGGGCAGTGGGCGAGCGTGCCAGGTAGCCAGGCCTGACCAAGCCGCAGCGCAGCCCCCACTGCTGCGCTCCCGAGCGCTAGTGAAGCGAGTCACCTGGAACCTCGAGGAGTCCGAGGGGGGCGCCCTGGCCCTGGACAGAGGCTCGA GGACGCCACTTCACAGGCCACAGAAACCCCGGGAAGAAGCTTGGGTCGCTGAGGACGGGATCCCCGTGGGGGACACGCAGGCACCCATCTCTGAGCTGCCACCTCCCAGCCACGTGCTCCTAGAGCCTGGGTTCCCCGACATGAACCTCTCTCAG GTTCACAGCCCCAGCGTGCCTCCCAGCCTGGCTCAGCCCTCAAGCATCCCACCCTGCACGCTGGTCAGCCAGCCCTCAGTCCAGTTTGTCCTGCAAGGGAGCCTTCCCCTCGTGGGCTGTGGGGTGGCCCAGAGTGTGGCCCCGGTGTCCTCGGCGCTGGCTACAGCCTCAGAGCCAGCTGGTCAAGCCAGTACCACTGACTTGGAGGAGAGGATGGCCACTCCCAGGCCAGCTGCAGAAAAGACCAGGAAGGAGGAG TACATGAAGAAGCTGCACATGCAGGAGCGAGCTGTGGAGGAGGTGAAGTTGGCCATCAAACCCTTCTACCAGAAGAGGGAGGTGACCAAGGAGGAATACAAGGACATCCTACGCAAAGCCGTGCAGAAG ATCTGCCACAGCAAGAGTGGCGAAATCAACCCCGTGAAGGTGGCCAATTTGGTGAAGGCCTACGTGGACAAGTACAGGCACATGCGTAAGCACAGGAAGGCCGAGGCTGGGGAGGAGCCACCCGCCCAGGGGGCTGAGGCCTGA
- the Phrf1 gene encoding PHD and RING finger domain-containing protein 1 isoform X2: MDDDSLDKPVAHSSGPDGGPRVGPADLTSSAGLEESSDGHSGDSEDDTGSEHGDCTDREDEEAASEEEDPEDRSGSEDSEDEVETSVVAADTQGKLEARGTLSSDEDVESCPICLNAFRDQAVGTPETCAHYFCLDCIVEWSRNANSCPVDRTVFKCICIRAQFGGKILKKIPVESTRAHEEEEDPTFCEVCGRSDREDRLLLCDGCDAGYHMECLEPPLREVPVDEWFCPECAVPSTATATDAGPVSEEEVSQLLADVVPTTSRLRPRAGRTRAIARTRQSERVRATVNRNRISTARRVQHVPRYLMSALLDETIEAVATGLSTAVYQRPLTPRAPIRRKRKTGRRKKVPGRRKTQSRLSVKSKGASARSKKRQRHVKRRKGRVAKAQNDVTARSRIARTLGLCRPVRGTCMPSVYKPVDPSLGLMRADIGAASLSLFGDPYELDPFDSEELSADPASPLSAKRRVLSRSALQSHQPVARPVSVGLSRRQLPAAQEEGVEEAPVPDLLGSILSGQSLLMMSSADVVIHRDGSLSAKRAAPVSLQRNSVGASRGEERPRPRDGLQTGAPPSGSPSNRLVGDRPQSSGLNSQVRSAPHHTPAYSAGVPMRLGASPAPGSGQTQNLSNGSGPGLRQSDSPWFDGTSKPSLPLSSASSKTSSSCSNSPSRSAALAHTPKPPPRRAAISELPRIPKIQRDSTGSRQDSVPPQGQSVEIPSTCISRLTGREGPGQPAQGRAENEPSSRGPQDPSSQTGSSRPPAPSSHGSLTSLGPSRGKGLGSTFESFRINIPGNTAHCSRLSSPGFCNTFRPVDSKVQRKENPSPLFSIKKTKQLKSEIYDPFDPTGSDSSPPSSSPESLGPSLLPSEITRTISINSPKAPAFQAVRCVTSYTVESVFGTEPEPPGETGSSALKLRGEGAAARASDVEQEELGEEPAESRGPAARAQRLSPQDPWDEEDGATHGTFFGSEERTVTCVTVLEPEASPSPDAPQATTHRIVELRAPSRSHSRSRSTSSSRKKAKRKRVAREHRRTRSRTHSGSRDRTSRSASPLVEEHSRGRQAKAKAKHQRPSSDRASSQERAKRRKAQERGQERRRDSRGRGRRRSRSRSGSPGSSSCERHGSRRKKRRQSGSRSRGRDCSPPSSLERARRRKHQRERSRERPDKKESTARPRERRKWRSRSPSSEHRAREPWQPRSREKRPRSQERKGTARETPPVPAPQGEPRQGGNQPGTPVPAEAGFATEVVTSSQVPPQAPPTLEEPAECAPEDLDYGASVEAGHVFEDFSSEAIFIQLDDMSSPPSPESTDSSPERGFLPNPVLPPAGQAQDPTLAAIQREVSLIHSEDVSHPLPQAGGPPEQQVLRQDLAENALMAPSTLGVAPVEDSPSGSGRACQVARPDQAAAQPPLLRSRALVKRVTWNLEESEGGALALDRGSRTPLHRPQKPREEAWVAEDGIPVGDTQAPISELPPPSHVLLEPGFPDMNLSQVHSPSVPPSLAQPSSIPPCTLVSQPSVQFVLQGSLPLVGCGVAQSVAPVSSALATASEPAGQASTTDLEERMATPRPAAEKTRKEEYMKKLHMQERAVEEVKLAIKPFYQKREVTKEEYKDILRKAVQKICHSKSGEINPVKVANLVKAYVDKYRHMRKHRKAEAGEEPPAQGAEA, encoded by the exons ATGGATGACGACAGCCTGGACAAGCCTGTGGCGCACAGTTCGGGTCCGGATGGAGGCCCCCGAGTGGGCCCTGCAGACCTGACCAGCAGTGCTG GTCTAGAAGAAAGCAGCGATGGTCACAGTGGGGACTCTGAGGACGACACAGGCAGTGAGCATGGTGACTGCACAGACAGAGAGGACGAGGAGGCAGCCTCTGAGGAGGAAGACCCTGAAGACAGATCAG GTTCTGAAGATTCTGAAGATGAAGTGGAAACATCGGTGGTGGCAGCAGATACTCAGGGGAAGCTGGAAGCCAGAGGGACCCTCAGttctgatgaggatgtggagagctGCCCAATCTGCCTCAATGCATTCAGAGACCAGGCTGTGGGCACACCAGAGACCTGTGCCCACTACTTCTGCCTGGACTGCATTGTCGAGTGGTCCAGG AATGCCAACTCCTGTCCAGTTGATCGAACAGTATTCAAATGTATTTGTATTCGAGCTCAGTTTGGTGGCAAAATCTTAAAGAAG ATTCCAGTGGAGAGCACCAGAGCCCACGAGGAAGAGGAGGACCCGACCTTCTGTGAGGTGTGTGGCAGGAGTGACCGTGAGGACCGGCTCTTGCTGTGCGATGGCTGTGATGCTGG GTATCACATGGAGTGTTTGGAGCCCCCTCTTCGGGAGGTGCCCGTGGACGAATGGTTCTGTCCAGAGTGTGCGGTGCCTTCCACTGCTACTGCCACTG ATGCGGGTCCTGTGAGTGAGGAGGAGGTCTCCCAGCTCCTGGCCGATGTGGTGCCCACCACCAGCAGGCTGCGCCCTCGTGCAGGCCGGACCCGGGCCATTGCCAGGACACGTCAGAGTGAGAGAGTGAGGGCAACTGTGAACCGGAACCGGATCTCCACAGCCAGGAGGGTCCAG CACGTGCCAAGGTACCTCATGTCTGCCCTGCTGGATGAGACCATCGAGGCTGTTGCAACTGGCCTGAGCACAGCAGTGTACCAGCGCCCCCTGACCCCTAGAGCCCCCATCAGACGAAAGAGGAAGACAG GGAGACGGAAGAAAGTGCCAGGGAGAAGGAAAACCCAGTCCAGGTTGTCTGTAAAAAGTAAAGGTGCCAGTGCAAGATCTAAGAAGCGCCAACGCCATGtgaagaggagaaaagggagagtcGCGAAGGCCCAG AATGACGTCACAGCTCGTTCTCGAATTGCTCGGACGCTGGGCCTCTGTAGGCCTGTCCGAGGCACCTGTATGCCATCGGTGTACAAGCCGGTGGACCCCTCACTGGGGCTGATGCGGGCAGATATTGGAGCAGCTTCCTTGTCGCTGTTTGGGGACCCCTACGAACTGGACCCCTTCGACAG TGAGGAGCTGTCTGCAGACCCTGCCTCTCCTCTGAGTGCCAAGAGGAGGGTCCTGTCCCGCTCAGCTCTGCAGTCTCACCAGCCCGTGGCCAGGCCCGTCTCCGTGGGGCTCTCCAG GAGGCAGCTCCCTGCTGCCCAGGAGGAGGGCGTGGAGGAGGCCCCTGTCCCAGACCTGCTGGGGAGCATCCTGTCAGGCCAGAGCCTGCTGATGATGAGCAGCGCAGACGTGGTCATCCACCGGGACGGCTCCCTCAGCGCCAAGAGGGCAG CTCCAGTTTCTCTTCAGCGGAACTCAGTGGGTGCGTCCAGAGGTGAAGAaaggcccaggcccagggacGGCCTGCAGACTGGAGCACCACCCTCAGGGAGCCCGTCTAACAGACTCGTGGGAGACAGGCCACAGAGCTCGGGACTGAACAGCCAGGTCAGGTCGGCCCCACATCACACCCCTGCCTACTCAGCAGGGGTGCCCATGAGGCTGGGtgcctccccagctcctggatCAGGCCAGACCCAGAACCTGTCAAACGGGAGTGGGCCTGGCTTGCGACAGAGCGACAGCCCCTGGTTTGATGGCACCAGCAAGCCGTCCTTACCTCTCAGTTCTGCCTCATCGAAGACCTCCAGCAGCTGTTCCAACTCTCCATCAAGAAGTGCAGCCCTGGCACACACCCCAAAGCCACCTCCCCGGAGAGCCGCCATCTCTGAACTGCCCAGGATTCCAAAGATCCAGAGGGACAGCACTGGCAGCAGGCAAGACTCAGTCCCACCCCAAGGGCAGAGTGTTGAAATCCCCAGCACCTGCATCAGTCGCCTGACAGGCAGGGAGGGTCCTGGGCAGCCAGCGCAAGGCCGGGCAGAGAATGAGCCCAGCAGCAGGGGCCCCCAGGACCCCAGCTCACAGACAGGCAGCTCCCGGCCCCCGGCTCCCAGCTCCCATGGCAGCCTGACCTCCCTGGGGCCCTCAAGAGGAAAAGGTCTCGGGTCCACCTTTGAGAGCTTCAGGATCAACATCCCTGGAAACACGGCACATTGCAGCCGGCTGTCCAGCCCTGGCTTCTGCAACACGTTCCGGCCTGTGGACAGCAAGGTGCAGAGGAAGGAGaacccttcccctctcttctccaTCAAGAAGACGAAGCAGCTTAAGAGTGAGATATATGACCCCTTTGACCCCACGGGTTCCGACTCAAGCCCTCCCAGCAGCAGTCCTGAGAGCCTtggccccagcctcctcccttcgGAGATTACGAGAACCATCTCCATCAACAGCCCCAAGGCCCCTGCATTTCAGGCTGTGCGCTGTGTCACCTCCTACACTGTGGAAAGTGTCTTTGGGACCGAGCCCGAGCCCCCTGGTGAAACCGGGTCCAGTGCGCTCAAACTCCGGGGTGAGGGTGCTGCTGCGAGGGCCTCTGACGTGGAGCAGGAAGAGCTGGGTGAGGAGCCTGCAGAGAGCCGGGGCCCTGCTGCCCGGGCGCAGAGACTGTCCCCACAGGACCCCTGGGATGAGGAAGATGGAGCTACCCACGGTACCTTCTTTGGCTCCGAGGAGCGGACAGTAACCTGTGTGACTGTCCTGGAGCCCGAGGCCTCACCCAGCCCAGACGCACCGCAGGCAACCACCCACAGGATCGTGGAACTGCGGGCCCCGTCCCGCTCCCACTCCCGCTCCCGCTCCACCTCCAGCAGCAGGAAGAAAGCCAAGAGGAAAAGGGTGGCCAGGGAGCACCGGAGGACACGCTCCAGGACCCACTCTGGCTCCAGAGACAGGACCTCACGCTCGGCTTCGCCCCTCGTTGAGGAGCACTCCAGGGGGCGCCAGGCCAAGGCCAAGGCCAAGCACCAGAGACCTTCCAGTGACCGCGCCAGCAGTCAGGAGAGGGCCAAGAGGAGGAAGGCCCAGGAGAGGGGTCAGGAGCGGAGGCGGGACTCCAGGGGCCGAGGCCGGAGGAGGTCCCGGTCCCGCTCGGGAAGCCCCGGCAGCTCGTCCTGTGAGCGCCATGGgagcaggagaaagaagaggCGGCAGTCGGGGTCCAGGTCCCGAGGGAGGGACTGCTCTCCACCCAGCAGCCTGGAGAGGGCCCGGAGGCGCAAGCACCAGCGGGAGAGGAGCCGAGAGCGGCCAGACAAGAAGGAGAGCACAGCCCGGCCCCGGGAGAGAAGGAAGTGGAGGTCCCGTTCTCCCAGCTCAGAGCACAGGGCGCGGGAGCCCTGGCAGCCACGTTCCCGAGAGAAGCGACCCCGCtcccaggagaggaaggggactgCCAGGGAGACTCCCCCTGTGCCCGCTCCTCAGGGGGAGCCGAGGCAGGGTGGGAACCAGCCGGGCACCCCAGTCCCAGCAGAGGCAGGCTTCGCCACAGAGGTGGTCACATCCAGCCAGGTTCCCCCCCAGGCACCCCCCACCCTGGAGGAGCCAGCAGAGTGTGCGCCCGAGGACCTGGACTATGGGGCCTCTGTCGAGGCGGGCCACGTCTTTGAGGACTTCTCAAGTGAAGCCATCTTCATCCAGCTTGATGACATGAGCTCACCCCCCTCCCCTGAAAGCACAGACTCCTCCCCAGAACGGGGCTTCCTGCCCAACCCTGTGTTGCCCCCAGCCGGCCAGGCACAAGACCCCACCCTGGCTGCCATCCAGAGGGAGGTGTCCCTGATCCACAGTGAAGACGTTTCGCACCCCCTGCCCCAGGCAGGGGGACCCCCAGAGCAGCAGGTGCTCAGGCAGGACTTGGCAGAGAACGCTCTCATGGCTCCCAGCACCCTGGGTGTGGCGCCCGTGGAGGACAGCCCCTCGGGCAGTGGGCGAGCGTGCCAGGTAGCCAGGCCTGACCAAGCCGCAGCGCAGCCCCCACTGCTGCGCTCCCGAGCGCTAGTGAAGCGAGTCACCTGGAACCTCGAGGAGTCCGAGGGGGGCGCCCTGGCCCTGGACAGAGGCTCGA GGACGCCACTTCACAGGCCACAGAAACCCCGGGAAGAAGCTTGGGTCGCTGAGGACGGGATCCCCGTGGGGGACACGCAGGCACCCATCTCTGAGCTGCCACCTCCCAGCCACGTGCTCCTAGAGCCTGGGTTCCCCGACATGAACCTCTCTCAG GTTCACAGCCCCAGCGTGCCTCCCAGCCTGGCTCAGCCCTCAAGCATCCCACCCTGCACGCTGGTCAGCCAGCCCTCAGTCCAGTTTGTCCTGCAAGGGAGCCTTCCCCTCGTGGGCTGTGGGGTGGCCCAGAGTGTGGCCCCGGTGTCCTCGGCGCTGGCTACAGCCTCAGAGCCAGCTGGTCAAGCCAGTACCACTGACTTGGAGGAGAGGATGGCCACTCCCAGGCCAGCTGCAGAAAAGACCAGGAAGGAGGAG TACATGAAGAAGCTGCACATGCAGGAGCGAGCTGTGGAGGAGGTGAAGTTGGCCATCAAACCCTTCTACCAGAAGAGGGAGGTGACCAAGGAGGAATACAAGGACATCCTACGCAAAGCCGTGCAGAAG ATCTGCCACAGCAAGAGTGGCGAAATCAACCCCGTGAAGGTGGCCAATTTGGTGAAGGCCTACGTGGACAAGTACAGGCACATGCGTAAGCACAGGAAGGCCGAGGCTGGGGAGGAGCCACCCGCCCAGGGGGCTGAGGCCTGA